One Roseburia rectibacter DNA window includes the following coding sequences:
- a CDS encoding lysylphosphatidylglycerol synthase transmembrane domain-containing protein has protein sequence MTLVLAISLICIAHIVRTLRWELFVKTYEKPNTKNLLQSLSIGYFINSFIPFKAGDLVRAWISGRKMKNGRGFALATVIVDRYLDILVVGILFAIFSAFNLDSADSVWFYMFLAVGVLAVTLLVYILRGYVKKILKNIAGIFNARIEIRLLRFFWSLIWSFKDIFKKISKTKLLLETLGMWILYLTSYYCFAAFLSHQGSNMNWLDVFYMLFTKNSIHVGSLGAITVTQGMLNTQMIWTGIYLFAPIVILFVISLCLKSKNDGSVDSEESYLNLIPQLDEDERRNFLETYFSNERREYIESYLKINQNILIIRDYSAGSNATTMLCMNNGKNFFRKYAFGADGDKLYQQIEWLQRFKDIIPLPDIMQYQKQDNFCYYDMPYDSQAVGLFDYAHSMPKENAWKFIKKATECLENSLYKVNQRPADKATIDEYIKSKVNKNLDKIMNAKYLKRLMEYDDIIINGRSFHNLPYYLQYLSEEHLSDIFKNDTYSEIHGDLTIENIICTRNADGEDDFYIIDPNTGNVHDSSNLDYGKLLQSIHGGYEFLMATKNVSIERNRINFVFTKSEAYTYLYDMLDKYMREHFAKERVKSIYYHEIIHWLRLMPYKIEKNGKRVLLFYAGMLMVMNDVINNFEEEQ, from the coding sequence ATGACGTTAGTTCTTGCAATAAGCTTAATATGTATTGCACATATAGTGAGAACACTAAGATGGGAACTTTTCGTAAAAACATATGAAAAACCAAATACGAAAAACTTATTACAGTCCTTGTCAATCGGATATTTTATCAATTCATTTATTCCATTCAAGGCGGGGGATTTAGTCAGAGCCTGGATTTCAGGAAGAAAAATGAAAAATGGGAGAGGGTTTGCACTGGCAACCGTTATTGTAGACCGCTATTTAGACATTTTGGTTGTAGGTATTCTGTTTGCGATTTTTTCAGCTTTTAATTTAGACAGTGCAGATTCGGTCTGGTTTTATATGTTTTTGGCAGTCGGCGTTTTAGCAGTTACTTTACTGGTATACATATTACGTGGGTATGTAAAAAAAATATTGAAAAATATTGCGGGCATTTTCAATGCAAGAATTGAAATACGTTTGTTGAGATTTTTCTGGTCGTTGATCTGGAGTTTTAAAGATATTTTTAAAAAGATATCAAAGACCAAGTTATTATTGGAAACATTAGGAATGTGGATTTTGTACCTTACGTCTTATTATTGTTTTGCTGCATTTTTAAGCCACCAGGGATCTAATATGAACTGGCTGGATGTATTTTACATGCTATTTACAAAGAACAGTATTCATGTTGGAAGTCTCGGAGCAATAACGGTTACGCAGGGAATGTTGAATACGCAGATGATATGGACTGGCATTTATTTATTTGCTCCGATTGTGATATTATTTGTCATTTCCCTGTGTTTGAAGTCTAAAAATGATGGAAGTGTAGATTCGGAAGAATCGTATTTGAATTTGATACCGCAATTGGATGAGGATGAACGACGGAACTTTTTGGAAACCTATTTTTCAAATGAGCGGCGTGAGTATATAGAGAGTTATCTGAAGATCAATCAAAATATATTGATTATTCGTGACTATTCTGCAGGTTCTAATGCGACGACAATGCTTTGTATGAATAATGGAAAAAATTTCTTCCGTAAATATGCATTTGGCGCAGATGGAGATAAGTTATATCAGCAGATTGAGTGGCTGCAGCGTTTTAAGGATATTATACCTTTGCCGGATATTATGCAGTATCAAAAGCAGGATAATTTCTGTTACTACGATATGCCATATGACAGTCAGGCAGTTGGATTGTTTGATTATGCACATTCTATGCCAAAAGAAAATGCATGGAAATTTATAAAAAAAGCGACGGAATGTCTGGAAAATTCTTTATATAAAGTAAATCAAAGACCGGCAGACAAAGCAACAATTGATGAATATATTAAGTCTAAAGTAAATAAAAACCTGGATAAAATTATGAATGCAAAATATTTGAAGCGTCTTATGGAGTATGATGATATCATCATTAATGGACGAAGTTTTCATAATTTGCCATATTATTTACAATATCTGTCAGAAGAACATTTATCTGATATTTTTAAAAATGATACATATTCAGAGATTCATGGTGATCTCACGATTGAGAATATTATCTGTACAAGAAATGCAGATGGAGAGGATGATTTTTATATCATAGATCCGAATACCGGAAATGTGCATGATTCTTCCAATCTTGATTATGGAAAACTGTTGCAGTCGATACATGGTGGTTATGAATTTTTGATGGCAACAAAGAATGTGAGCATTGAAAGAAATCGAATTAATTTTGTATTTACTAAATCAGAGGCATATACATATTTATATGATATGTTGGATAAGTATATGCGGGAACATTTTGCAAAAGAACGCGTAAAGAGTATTTATTATCATGAGATCATACACTGGCTGAGATTAATGCCTTATAAAATTGAAAAAAATGGAAAAAGGGTATTGCTGTTTTATGCCGGAATGCTTATGGTA
- a CDS encoding glycosyltransferase family 2 protein encodes MKNEKVSIIVPVYNAEQYLGYTITSILKQTYKNIEIILVNDGSKDDSLIICQNYAAIDDRVKVLDVPNGGVSNARNCGIESATGEYIQFVDSDDVITENMTERLVDTMHIYEADMVVCGMRYMVLEGNRPVSSNDWLPQYLGKECVLSREKFLGDFSRILLYTVLLEGPCNKLYKREYFDKYGLCFPLDKELGEDFLLNLQYFSRLKRIVFISDVLYYYLQWGKNSLTTCYRSKMFDNQVSLLQEYEKFLRVQCVWKDENITFFYQYAVGHVVRCMNMLFDSRNDGEDGQIKAELFRILDNDSVITWIENAEWIPEGYEWLKDCVKNVDVGFAFDRLMDMSRQKSVPDVVVQETRQVYYPGKANQKMDQILRRVNSVLDNERIAKTIESLEQDGIKTTISKVGISCRYRMSRAIFGEDENK; translated from the coding sequence ATGAAAAATGAGAAGGTCAGTATTATTGTTCCAGTGTATAATGCAGAACAATATCTTGGGTATACGATCACATCGATACTGAAACAGACATATAAAAATATAGAAATTATTTTGGTTAATGATGGATCGAAGGATGATTCACTTATCATATGCCAGAACTATGCTGCAATTGATGACAGAGTTAAAGTTCTGGATGTCCCAAATGGTGGAGTCAGCAATGCGCGAAACTGTGGAATTGAGTCGGCGACAGGAGAGTATATCCAGTTTGTTGATTCAGATGATGTGATAACAGAAAATATGACGGAACGACTGGTAGATACAATGCATATCTATGAAGCTGATATGGTAGTCTGTGGAATGCGTTATATGGTATTAGAAGGAAACAGACCTGTCAGTTCCAATGACTGGCTGCCACAGTATCTTGGAAAAGAATGTGTACTTTCGAGAGAAAAGTTTCTGGGTGATTTTTCAAGAATATTATTGTATACTGTGCTGCTTGAAGGACCATGTAATAAATTATATAAACGGGAATATTTTGACAAGTACGGATTGTGTTTTCCACTTGATAAGGAACTGGGAGAAGATTTTTTACTGAACTTACAATATTTTTCCCGATTAAAAAGAATTGTATTTATTTCAGACGTTCTCTATTACTATCTGCAATGGGGAAAAAATTCACTGACAACATGTTACAGAAGCAAAATGTTTGACAATCAGGTTTCTTTGCTGCAGGAATATGAAAAATTTTTACGTGTGCAATGTGTGTGGAAAGATGAGAATATTACCTTTTTTTACCAGTATGCTGTGGGACATGTAGTTCGTTGTATGAATATGTTGTTTGATTCCAGAAATGATGGAGAAGATGGTCAGATTAAGGCGGAACTATTTCGGATATTAGATAATGATTCGGTTATTACATGGATTGAAAATGCTGAATGGATTCCGGAAGGCTATGAATGGCTGAAAGATTGTGTGAAAAATGTTGATGTCGGATTTGCATTTGACAGATTAATGGATATGAGCAGGCAGAAAAGTGTGCCTGATGTTGTGGTTCAGGAGACGAGGCAGGTATATTATCCGGGGAAAGCGAATCAGAAAATGGATCAGATACTGCGGCGTGTAAACAGTGTTTTAGATAATGAGAGAATTGCCAAAACGATTGAAAGTTTAGAGCAGGATGGTATTAAAACGACAATCTCAAAAGTAGGAATAAGCTGCAGATACAGGATGTCAAGAGCTATATTTGGTGAAGATGAGAATAAATAA
- a CDS encoding glycosyltransferase: MEEGKISVIVPIYKVENYLNRCVESIRKQTYRNLEIILVDDGSPDACGEMCDRYAQEDSRIRVIHKENGGLSDARNAGIEVAAGEYIAFIDSDDWIDDKMYEVLYHTLLKYDADIAECSYRNLYADCIVEETACTGNVVEGDNIFALEAMLDWHYFKPNAWNKLYKRSVIADVRYPKGKLHEDEYTTYKYMYNARKLVYIDFSFYNYDRRRTDSITGEKFREANLDACWAFRERVDFFDKHGIKSLERKMNDIYCWVLLDRIYQCYCQQVNGPKVKALVELAKQDVEYLQQHDVDPWYIEEFKLLSKGLEKYGMARSVRERK, encoded by the coding sequence ATGGAAGAAGGAAAAATTAGTGTTATTGTTCCGATTTATAAGGTAGAGAATTATTTAAATCGTTGTGTAGAGTCAATTCGAAAGCAGACATACCGTAATTTGGAAATCATACTTGTAGATGATGGATCACCGGATGCATGTGGGGAGATGTGTGACAGGTATGCGCAGGAAGATTCGCGGATTCGGGTGATCCATAAGGAAAATGGTGGATTATCAGATGCACGGAATGCAGGCATTGAGGTGGCTGCCGGAGAGTACATAGCTTTTATTGACAGTGATGACTGGATAGATGATAAGATGTATGAGGTATTATATCATACTTTATTGAAATATGATGCTGATATTGCAGAATGCAGCTATCGAAATCTATATGCGGACTGTATTGTTGAAGAAACAGCCTGTACCGGAAATGTGGTAGAAGGCGATAATATTTTTGCGTTGGAGGCAATGCTTGACTGGCATTACTTTAAACCCAATGCGTGGAATAAGCTTTATAAGCGTAGTGTGATTGCGGATGTCAGATATCCGAAAGGCAAACTTCATGAAGATGAATATACGACCTATAAATATATGTATAATGCCAGAAAGTTAGTATATATAGATTTTTCATTTTATAACTATGACAGAAGACGAACAGACAGTATTACAGGTGAAAAATTCAGAGAGGCAAATCTTGATGCTTGCTGGGCATTTCGTGAGAGAGTAGATTTCTTTGATAAACATGGAATAAAGTCATTAGAGAGAAAAATGAATGATATCTATTGCTGGGTTCTCTTAGACAGGATTTATCAATGCTATTGCCAACAGGTAAATGGACCGAAAGTAAAAGCTCTTGTAGAACTGGCAAAACAAGATGTGGAATATCTGCAACAGCATGATGTTGATCCGTGGTATATTGAGGAATTTAAACTTTTGTCAAAAGGGCTTGAGAAGTATGGTATGGCAAGGAGTGTGCGTGAAAGAAAATGA
- the glf gene encoding UDP-galactopyranose mutase, translated as MMYDYLIVGSGLYGAVFAYEMKKRGKKCLVIDKRKHIGGNIYCEKIDDINVHKYGAHIFHTSNKKVWEYINQFAEFNNYINSPIARYKDELYNLPFNMNTFSKMWGIVTPQEAKDIIQLQIADLNITEPKNLEEQALSLVGRDVYEKLIKGYTEKQWGRDCKDLPAFIIKRLPLRFTYDNNYFNDRYQGIPIGGYTAIIKKMLEETEILLNTDYKEFTAKNGQVADKVLYTGMIDEYYDYKLGVLEYRSVRFEQERYEMENYQGNAVVNYTDREVPYTRIIEHKHFEYGKQPVTIISKEYSSEWHKGDEPYYPVNNEKNNSLYEKYRQLAESENNVIFGGRLGNYKYYDMDKVIEAALDKIEELK; from the coding sequence ATGATGTATGATTATCTGATTGTAGGAAGTGGACTTTATGGAGCGGTTTTTGCCTATGAAATGAAAAAGAGAGGGAAAAAGTGTCTGGTTATTGATAAGAGAAAACATATTGGTGGAAATATCTACTGTGAAAAGATAGATGATATTAATGTACATAAATATGGCGCGCATATTTTCCATACTTCAAATAAAAAAGTGTGGGAATACATTAACCAGTTTGCAGAGTTTAATAATTACATTAATTCACCGATTGCAAGATATAAAGATGAATTATACAACCTTCCGTTTAATATGAATACATTCAGCAAAATGTGGGGGATTGTTACACCACAGGAAGCAAAAGACATCATTCAGTTACAGATCGCAGATTTAAATATTACGGAACCGAAAAACCTCGAAGAACAGGCATTATCCCTTGTCGGACGTGATGTCTATGAAAAACTGATCAAGGGATATACGGAAAAACAGTGGGGAAGAGACTGCAAAGACCTGCCGGCTTTTATCATCAAACGTCTGCCGTTACGTTTTACTTATGACAACAATTATTTTAATGACCGCTATCAGGGAATCCCGATCGGTGGATACACAGCCATCATTAAAAAAATGTTAGAGGAAACAGAGATATTACTTAATACAGATTATAAAGAGTTTACTGCAAAGAACGGACAGGTCGCAGATAAAGTTCTGTATACAGGAATGATCGATGAATATTATGACTATAAACTGGGTGTCTTAGAGTATCGTTCCGTCCGGTTTGAGCAGGAACGTTATGAGATGGAAAATTATCAGGGAAATGCTGTCGTGAATTACACAGACAGAGAAGTTCCATATACGAGAATCATCGAACATAAACATTTTGAATATGGAAAACAGCCTGTTACAATTATTTCCAAAGAGTACTCGAGTGAGTGGCATAAGGGAGATGAACCTTATTATCCGGTAAATAACGAGAAAAATAATTCACTTTATGAAAAATACCGCCAGCTTGCCGAGAGTGAGAACAATGTCATTTTTGGCGGAAGACTTGGTAATTATAAATATTATGATATGGACAAAGTGATCGAAGCGGCATTAGATAAAATTGAGGAGTTAAAATAA
- a CDS encoding acyltransferase — protein MKEKIETKKRLIQFDLLRILAIFFMMLLHIAGSNWDWTAVDSFEWNTFNVYDSIARCCVPIFVMISGMFFLNDDRIEPIGYIYKKRILRLVTAYLFWSTLYSLYVNLILQNDSGVEIKKQIAIDIVNGRYHLWFVPMMIGLYMVVPFLKKICSDKKTEEYYIILVIVFTFGLNVLKLIPQSDIFVYGILGNFNLYMVLGYTGYFVIGHYISSYSVKRKTEILFYVLGMISAVLTIIATVVISKKNGYPTQTFYGYLMPNVLGMAVAVYVFFAKRVSKWKFSERMKTVIVKISQISFGMYLIHDFFIILFSKYLNITTMSFNAIISVPFITVCVFVLSMFGAYLLSKIPYVNKYII, from the coding sequence ATGAAGGAAAAGATTGAAACAAAAAAAAGATTAATTCAATTTGATTTATTAAGGATACTTGCAATTTTTTTTATGATGCTATTGCATATAGCTGGTTCTAATTGGGATTGGACGGCTGTAGATTCATTTGAATGGAATACATTTAATGTGTATGACAGTATAGCGAGATGCTGTGTACCTATATTTGTTATGATTTCTGGAATGTTTTTTTTGAATGATGACAGAATTGAGCCTATAGGTTATATTTATAAAAAGAGAATACTGAGACTTGTAACAGCGTATCTTTTTTGGTCTACATTATATTCATTGTATGTAAATTTAATCTTACAAAATGATTCTGGTGTAGAAATAAAAAAACAGATTGCTATAGACATTGTGAATGGACGCTACCATTTATGGTTTGTCCCTATGATGATAGGATTATATATGGTAGTACCTTTTTTGAAAAAAATATGTTCTGATAAAAAAACAGAGGAATATTATATTATTTTGGTGATTGTGTTTACATTTGGATTAAATGTATTAAAATTGATTCCTCAAAGTGATATTTTTGTTTATGGCATATTGGGAAATTTTAATTTGTATATGGTGTTAGGGTACACCGGATATTTTGTGATAGGTCATTATATAAGTTCATACTCTGTAAAACGTAAGACAGAAATTTTATTTTATGTATTAGGGATGATATCGGCTGTGCTAACAATAATAGCAACAGTTGTTATATCTAAAAAAAATGGATATCCAACCCAGACATTTTATGGTTATTTAATGCCAAATGTTTTAGGTATGGCAGTTGCAGTATATGTGTTTTTTGCTAAAAGAGTTTCAAAGTGGAAATTTAGTGAACGGATGAAAACGGTAATTGTTAAAATATCGCAAATTTCATTTGGAATGTATTTGATTCATGATTTCTTTATTATACTGTTTTCTAAATATTTAAACATAACAACGATGTCATTTAATGCAATTATATCTGTACCATTTATTACAGTATGTGTGTTTGTTTTGAGCATGTTTGGGGCTTATTTATTGAGCAAAATACCATATGTAAATAAATATATAATTTAA
- a CDS encoding acyltransferase family protein: MERNKSIDFYRFAFCLPVILLHISVSTTLYDERFTLGGNAVEFFFVLSGFLLGRYIKKTSEKDIFVSALNKTKRQIIHIFPYYYLCLFMTLFYRIHINIKFDSYSEQDWVQFINNFVAELLCITGVSYRTRHINGPDWYVSALIIASFLVTVFVLAMKRYLKKWECVYEALSIFIFVIYIQLFDLSSRYANIVRAIVNIMIGITCYIIYTNIEKKYKNRIPIIVYDIIDIIALSFCLMCLFPNHIIEEKRIIALASGILIINQFIGKSHFSKFLDNNMSLFLGRISLPIYLGHLLVILKFANDPRYDMTQWKVQSYLTIVAASILIGIIIDLIITLVLCELKKKQWDYPISIRKIAFIISILLFVISFANEKVFFKFDNLSKSQICVYAICKIILILLYIYLPQVLITSVRKKEYHKWWRLGILIFSIYVVSILLAWPGNWVNDEFGILGIVQNFGIKYHQSFFTSIFFIVMIMIYPSCGSIILGQAVVCTIISVYIIKVIYEQYGRIAYCLLVLFFSVPTLYFILSPLRVCMYTFTFLLLVAILLKLTNKFENIDYKILGALGIVTAIVATWRTESVFLIILIPVFICINICKKINTVAVRKKMIIFFLVVSLLPFGVFRNINQLENEATKKNVLLWSFVTGLSVMLQDEDLKSPDLEEDISNIDKVMPVEEMKRNASSYDFYAIYNVIGPFEYTDEEYTKCVKSIVRLIVCNPVKYLEAKWDLFTYSSGCSSEFHWVEPANSTEQTQNIIKMYGISEDILNIFRTLNNELRSAYIYFLTGMYTIEGTEVLTYYFFWNFGIPIVLLMVMFVVSILRKNLTLCFVNFMILLDFALVYVAAPTTHVMYFFPFYILGYATVFYQICYFIKKDKYNHKENL, translated from the coding sequence ATGGAAAGAAATAAAAGCATAGATTTTTATAGATTTGCCTTTTGTTTACCTGTAATATTATTACATATCAGTGTATCGACTACGTTATATGATGAAAGATTTACATTAGGAGGTAATGCGGTTGAGTTCTTTTTTGTATTATCCGGATTCCTTCTTGGTAGATATATAAAAAAGACTAGTGAAAAAGATATATTTGTTAGTGCGTTAAATAAAACAAAAAGACAAATTATTCACATTTTTCCGTATTATTATTTATGTCTTTTTATGACATTGTTTTATCGAATACATATTAACATTAAATTTGATAGTTATAGTGAACAGGATTGGGTGCAATTTATTAACAATTTTGTTGCAGAATTATTGTGTATTACAGGCGTATCATATAGAACACGACATATTAATGGACCTGATTGGTATGTTTCTGCTTTAATTATAGCATCTTTTTTAGTAACAGTGTTTGTGCTGGCAATGAAACGCTACTTAAAGAAATGGGAATGTGTATATGAAGCGTTAAGCATATTTATTTTTGTGATATATATACAATTGTTTGATTTATCAAGTAGATATGCGAATATAGTTAGAGCTATTGTTAATATAATGATAGGCATAACTTGCTATATCATATATACAAATATAGAAAAAAAATATAAAAATAGAATCCCTATTATTGTATATGATATTATTGATATAATTGCACTGAGCTTTTGCCTCATGTGCCTATTCCCTAATCATATAATTGAAGAAAAGAGAATAATAGCATTAGCAAGTGGGATTTTAATTATAAATCAATTTATAGGTAAATCACATTTTTCGAAATTTTTAGATAATAACATGAGTTTATTTTTGGGAAGAATCAGTTTACCTATTTATTTGGGACATTTACTTGTTATATTAAAGTTTGCAAATGATCCAAGGTATGATATGACTCAATGGAAAGTTCAATCATACCTGACTATAGTTGCAGCGTCTATATTAATAGGTATAATTATAGATTTAATAATTACGTTGGTTTTGTGTGAGCTTAAGAAAAAGCAATGGGATTATCCAATAAGTATAAGAAAAATAGCATTTATAATTAGCATATTATTATTTGTTATTTCTTTTGCTAATGAGAAAGTATTTTTTAAATTTGATAATTTAAGTAAAAGCCAAATATGTGTATATGCAATCTGCAAAATAATACTGATATTATTATATATCTATTTGCCACAAGTTTTAATTACATCGGTTAGGAAAAAAGAATATCATAAATGGTGGAGATTAGGAATACTTATTTTTTCTATTTATGTTGTTTCAATATTATTGGCTTGGCCTGGAAATTGGGTTAATGATGAATTTGGTATACTAGGTATAGTACAAAATTTTGGGATAAAGTATCATCAAAGTTTTTTTACAAGTATATTTTTTATTGTTATGATTATGATATATCCAAGCTGTGGAAGTATCATTTTAGGTCAGGCAGTTGTCTGTACTATAATTAGTGTATATATTATAAAGGTAATATATGAACAATATGGAAGAATTGCATATTGTTTATTGGTTTTATTTTTTTCAGTGCCGACTTTATATTTTATTTTAAGTCCACTAAGAGTATGTATGTATACGTTTACATTTCTTTTATTAGTTGCTATTCTTTTAAAATTAACTAATAAATTTGAAAATATTGATTATAAAATACTTGGTGCGCTAGGAATTGTTACAGCTATTGTTGCTACATGGAGAACTGAAAGTGTATTTTTAATAATTTTAATTCCAGTATTTATATGCATAAATATATGCAAAAAAATCAACACAGTAGCAGTTAGGAAAAAGATGATCATTTTCTTTTTAGTTGTCTCACTGTTACCATTTGGTGTATTTAGAAATATTAATCAATTAGAGAATGAAGCGACTAAAAAAAATGTACTTTTGTGGTCTTTTGTAACAGGACTTAGTGTTATGTTGCAAGATGAAGATTTAAAATCTCCTGATTTGGAGGAAGATATAAGCAATATAGATAAAGTCATGCCGGTGGAAGAGATGAAGAGAAATGCTTCAAGTTATGATTTTTATGCGATATATAATGTGATTGGACCGTTTGAATACACAGACGAAGAATATACAAAATGTGTAAAAAGTATAGTTCGATTAATTGTATGTAATCCGGTTAAATATTTAGAGGCTAAATGGGATTTGTTTACATACTCGAGTGGATGCAGTTCAGAGTTTCATTGGGTTGAGCCGGCTAATTCCACGGAACAGACACAGAACATTATAAAAATGTATGGTATATCAGAAGATATATTAAATATATTTAGAACTTTAAATAATGAATTGAGAAGTGCATATATTTATTTCCTTACCGGCATGTATACTATCGAAGGAACAGAAGTATTGACATATTATTTCTTCTGGAATTTTGGAATACCGATTGTCTTGCTTATGGTCATGTTTGTTGTGTCAATATTAAGAAAAAATTTAACATTATGTTTTGTAAATTTTATGATTTTACTTGACTTTGCATTAGTATATGTAGCAGCTCCAACAACGCATGTTATGTATTTTTTCCCATTTTATATTTTGGGTTATGCGACAGTATTTTATCAAATATGTTACTTTATAAAAAAAGACAAATACAATCATAAAGAAAACTTATAG
- a CDS encoding DUF4422 domain-containing protein: MSDIKIFVTHTPNRDTMRVNNSLFYNVIAGSDFQTKEVPEGVYQDNQGDNISSLNKSYCELTTQYWAWKNMQADYYGFCHYRRFFSFSEKKIKETSWGTIEYDFLDQKAMDELALHEKAVQDYIEKYDFLIAKGVPTSDMNAKSVYEHYKKAPELHIEDAELFLKIIDEKYSYLSETARELFEGHTFYPCNMFIAKKELFEDYSKILFDVLEEFEKRADMSEYSREGYRTTGHLGERLAGIYYMYLKKQGKYRLGELQIALIHNADAETEVTQATDGDVVPVVLAANQKYVPILYTCAQSIVEHTSHDRKYEIYVFHTDVNADSQKMFTDRLNRANVRFIFVNVSSRVAGYVLQAKQHITTETFYRFLILDILKVYPKVVYLDCDMIICHDVAELYDTDMGNSLIAGALDPDFAGQCNMKNSEMRQYCKNTLGLENPFVYFQAGVLVFNVTEMSKVVTVDKLLEMSDTGIYRFSDQDILNVVCKDRVTYLDMKWNMIFDCDHFRWQKVIKYAPYYILDDYENARKDPYIIHYAGFLKPWMKPDEDFGYVFWDMARKTPYYEQILSGMQHQGGGQNVTVDTVIEARAFKRTRKLLMKIFPQGSGIRRTLGKMYWRIFG; this comes from the coding sequence ATGAGTGATATTAAGATTTTTGTGACACATACCCCAAACCGTGATACGATGCGTGTTAATAATTCGTTATTTTATAATGTGATTGCAGGAAGTGATTTTCAGACGAAAGAAGTACCGGAAGGTGTGTATCAGGATAATCAAGGGGACAATATTTCGTCTTTGAATAAATCATATTGTGAACTTACAACTCAGTACTGGGCATGGAAAAACATGCAGGCAGATTACTATGGATTTTGCCATTACCGACGATTTTTCTCTTTTAGTGAAAAAAAGATCAAAGAGACATCATGGGGAACGATTGAATATGATTTCCTGGATCAGAAGGCAATGGATGAACTGGCATTGCATGAAAAAGCAGTGCAGGATTATATTGAAAAGTATGATTTCTTGATTGCCAAAGGTGTACCTACTTCTGATATGAATGCAAAGAGCGTTTATGAGCATTATAAAAAGGCACCGGAGTTACATATCGAGGATGCAGAGTTATTTTTAAAAATCATAGATGAAAAGTATTCATATCTGAGTGAGACAGCCAGAGAACTTTTTGAAGGTCATACGTTTTATCCATGCAACATGTTTATTGCCAAAAAAGAACTTTTTGAGGATTATTCGAAAATTCTTTTTGATGTGTTAGAAGAATTTGAAAAGCGTGCGGATATGAGCGAGTATTCCAGAGAGGGATACCGCACGACTGGTCATTTAGGAGAAAGATTGGCGGGTATCTATTATATGTACCTGAAAAAACAGGGAAAGTACCGCCTGGGAGAGTTGCAGATTGCATTGATTCACAATGCAGATGCAGAGACAGAAGTTACACAGGCAACAGATGGGGATGTAGTACCGGTAGTACTTGCAGCAAACCAGAAATATGTTCCGATTTTATATACCTGTGCACAGTCGATCGTGGAACATACAAGTCATGACCGGAAGTATGAGATTTATGTATTCCATACAGATGTCAATGCTGACAGCCAGAAAATGTTTACGGACAGATTGAATAGAGCGAATGTGAGATTTATTTTCGTGAATGTGAGCAGCAGGGTCGCCGGCTACGTCTTGCAGGCAAAGCAGCACATTACAACAGAAACATTTTACCGTTTCCTGATCCTTGATATTCTAAAGGTATATCCGAAAGTAGTATATCTGGATTGTGATATGATCATCTGTCATGATGTAGCAGAACTTTACGATACAGATATGGGAAACAGTCTGATTGCGGGTGCACTTGATCCTGATTTTGCAGGACAGTGCAATATGAAAAATTCAGAAATGCGTCAGTATTGTAAAAATACACTGGGACTCGAAAATCCGTTTGTATATTTTCAGGCGGGAGTACTTGTGTTTAATGTTACAGAGATGAGTAAAGTTGTGACAGTGGACAAACTACTCGAAATGTCGGATACAGGAATTTACCGTTTTTCAGATCAGGATATTCTGAATGTGGTATGTAAAGACAGGGTAACTTATCTGGATATGAAATGGAATATGATCTTTGACTGTGATCATTTCCGCTGGCAGAAAGTGATTAAATACGCACCGTATTATATTTTGGATGACTATGAAAATGCGAGAAAAGATCCATATATTATTCATTATGCCGGATTTTTGAAGCCGTGGATGAAACCGGATGAAGATTTTGGATATGTATTCTGGGACATGGCGAGAAAAACACCATATTATGAGCAAATTTTAAGTGGAATGCAGCATCAGGGCGGCGGTCAGAATGTGACAGTAGATACAGTAATTGAAGCAAGAGCATTTAAGAGAACCAGAAAGCTGCTGATGAAAATATTTCCACAGGGAAGTGGAATTCGAAGAACGTTAGGGAAGATGTATTGGAGAATTTTTGGATAA